GCACGGGAGGAGGTCAAGGACGAATCCCACTTTGTCACCGATCACCGCGGCGGCGAAGGCGCGTGCCGCGATGCCATCGAGTACGTGCTGCGCGCCCAGGGAAAGCTCGAGCAGGCGGTCGCGGCGTACATCGGCGAGCGCTCACCAAAACCGGCGGAGAAAGAGACCGCAAAGAAATAACAATCGGCAATCAGCACTCAGCATTCAGCCAAACCCAACCCAACCACCGAGGCACGAAGGGAGAGTACTGCAGAGATCAGCTGAAGATCGGGCGGATTGCTGAATGCTGATAGCTGACTGCCGATTGCGAAAAACAACCCCCCGCGTTCGCTTGGGGCGTTGAGGATGAACGCGGGGGTCACCGTTTCCCCTTACTCACTGTCGCTTTCAGGAGGCTGGAATCTTCAAACTCCGAAGCGGGAAGAAAGTTGCGGATCGCACCGGAATTTTAACTCCTTTGTTTACTGCGGGATAGCCACCGGCTTTTGCGTCATTAGTTCGTTGAAACGGGGATCCTTGCGCAAGTTGGCAAAATCGGCATCCTTATAGACGTCCTGAATGTTGGGATACCCGTCCTCGATGGCCCGCCGCAAATAGAGGAGCGACTGATCAAGCTGCCCCTGCTGGGCAAACATGCGGGCCAGCAGATAGGAATAATGAGCGCGATCTTCGGGAGACGACATGTGGGCAGTTATGCCGCCGGATCCCTTGTGCTCGAAAATCGCGGGATCCAATTGCATCGCCCGGTTGTATTCCACCATGGAATTTTCAAATTCCTTCTTTGAGAAATAGGCGGTTCCTAAATTGCTGTGAAAGGATGCCGAGGTGTCTCGAAGCGCAATCGCTTTCCGATAACTCTTGATGGCACGTGCGTATCTTTTCCCCTGGTAAAAAACCACCCCCAGATTGTTATAAGCGTCGGCGTAGTTCTTATCGGACTTGGTGGAGCGGTCGCAATTTTTCTTGGCATCGTCGTACCGCCCCATCTGTATCTGCGCGATGCAGATCTTGTTTTCCAAAACGGCGGTATCGTGGCCGTGTGCCGCCTTCTTGAGAGCTGCCTGATAGTAGTCGATGGCATCGAGATAGGATTTTTCCGAACGTAGCTGATCGCCTTGCGACTCCAGCTCCGATGCGGTTGCTGACGGCGAGGGAGGCTCCACGCGACGCAGGGGAGGTGGCGAGACAGGGACAGTCTGCACTCCCGGGTCCTGCAAATCCACAGGTGCGCCGGTCTGTGCTGCTGCAGGAAGGGCGAGCGTGCAGGCTAGCAACGGCAATGGCAGGCAGTTGAACTGAGGAAATCTCATGTTGGGCTCCCTGATCGCGACTCACACGGGTGCGAATCCCCCACAAGCACTACTGACACCGAAGTCTGTAACTTCGGATGAAAAAAAGCAAATGGGGGGAAGCCATCAGCGGTCAGCCATCAGACAGCCAGCCAAACCACGGAGCAAGCCGGGTCCCTCGGAGTTTGCAGCGGCCGCATCACTAGGATGGAGGAATCTATGAGCTATTGCGGAGATTGCTGAGGAGGGGGCTGGGTTTTGTTGCCGTCATTTTTGTCCTCGTCCTTGTCGCCTTTGAAGACGCCAGCGAGCTTTCCAAAGAAACCCTTCTTTTTCTTGTCCGGAGGGACTGGGAGGGCGGTCCCGGTCATTGGCTCTCCAGGCTGGCCGATGGCGGGTTGTCCGTTGTTGACTGGAGGCGACGAATTCTGAGACGGCGGTTTGGGTTCGAACACACCGAGAATCTTGGTCAGGATGCTTCCACCCTCGTTCTGCTCGCAGGTTTGCGTCGGCTCCGTACCGGCAATAAAGGCCACGTAGTAATCATCCGGACAAGCGGCAGTGGCCAACCGGTTGGTAACTTTATCCAGCCGGACGTTTACTACTCCTGCAGGCTGAGGGAATTCGCCGGTGGAGTATGCGGGAATTTTTACGGCACGCTTCATGAATTCCGCCCAGATGGGCGCTGCGGTCGCACTACCGGAAAGCTTGAGGTCGCTGTAATCGTCAAATCCCACCCACACGACGCACAGGAGCTTCGTGGTATAGCCGGCAAACCAGCCATCGTGAGAAGTGCCGGTCTTTCCAGCCGCGGGTGCTGTGAATCCGAATTGGCGCACAGGATAGCCGGTGCCGGTGTTGATGACGTTCTCCATCATGGTGGTCATGACGTAGGCGACACGCGGGTCAAGCACGACCGTCTTGTCGGCAGAAAAGTTCTCGATGGGCTCGCCCTGGCTGCTGTGAACGGACTTGACGAATACCGGTGAAAGCCGGACGCCGCCATTGGCGAAAACTGTGTAGGCGCTGCTCATATCGAGCGGAGTGGCATCGTAGGCGCCGAGCGCGATCGCCGGGGTCGCCTGGACCGACTTGATTCCTGCTGCCTTGGCCATGGTGGCGACGTTGCTATAGCCAACCTGTTCCGCCAGCCGAACGGTCGCGTTGTTCAGGGAATGAGCCAAGGCATATTCGGCTGGGATTTGATCGTGATATTCCTGCTTATAGTTGTGCGGCTCGTAGACTTGCGTGCCGCGATCGAAGATAAAGGTGCCAGGGGTATCGTCCAGCATCGAAGCGGGAGTAACAACCGTTGGGCTGGAAACCACTGCCGTGTTGACCGCGGTTGCATAAACAAAGGGCTTGAAAATGGAACCAGTGGGACGTTGCTTAACAGCGTGATTCAACTGGCTCATGCCGTAATTGCGGCCGCCCACCAGAGCCAGCACTTCCCCTGTATGCGGGTCCATAACGATTAGGGCAACTTGGGCGATTGGACCCGAAGCTACCGTGGTTTCAACTTTGGCGTTTTTGCCCGTGCCGATCTTAGTTTTTTTGGTGCGCAGCTTGGTGACTTGCTGGTCTACCAGCTTGATGCCTGTTTCCACAGCTTCAGCAGCAGCTCTCTGGAGCTCAGGATCGAGGGTGGTGTAAACCTTGTATTGCTGCTCGTTGACGTCTTTCTCGCCATAGCGGCTGCCAACAAATTCACGCACCAGATCGACAAAATACGGGGCGTCGCTGGCTTCAACGTTGGGAGGAGCCAGCTTTAAGGGAACGGCCTTGGCTTTGTCGGCCTGCTCGCGGGTGATGGCGCCGGTATCAACCATGCTTTCCAGCACCAGGTTCCTACGATCCAGGGCACGCTCGGGATGGCGGTAGGGATTCAGGTAGCTAGGGCGCTGGATGATTCCAGCCAGTAGGGCAGCTTCAGGCAATGTGATGCTCTGCAGGTCTTTATTGAAATACGACCGCGAAGCTTCCGCGAAACCATGAATCGTGAACGAACCGCGCTGACCCATGTCGACCTGATTGGCATAGAGCTCGAAGATCTGCTGCTTGTTGAGTTTATGTTCCAGGTCGATGGCGATCATCATTTCGGTGAGCTTGCGTTTGACGGTCTTTTCCGGCGTTAAGAAAAAGCCGCGGGAAATCTGCATAGTGAGGGTTGATCCACCCTGTCCCTTGTGGCGCTCCCGCAAATCGAAGAGGGCGGCGCCGAAAAGGCGTACGAAATTCACCCCGCCATGCTGGAAGAAGCGGCGATCTTCAATGGCAAGGACGGCGTCCACCATGACCTTGGGGATCTCCTGGTAGTGGACTACTTGGCGCTTGGCGCGTTCCTCGGCATCCAGAGCGGTGAGCAGAGGCGGCTCTAGTTCGTAGGCGGAAAGAGCGCCTGCGGAGCCCCCAGCAGTGATCTTGGTGACCTTGCCTCCCGAAATCTGAATGCTGGCGCCATCTTCATTGTGATAGGAGAGCGGTCCAGGCTTGATCTGGATTGCGCCGTCGGCAAGTTTGTAGGTCCCGACGCCTTCGCTCTTGGCACCCTCGGTGTATCCGGCGCGACGCAACTCGGACACGATCTCCTGAGACTCGATCCGGTCACCAACGGAAACTGCCCTGGGTCGGGCATAAATCCGCGCGGAGTTAGTGAAAATGGGGCCACGGATCCGCTGCTCCACCATGCGATCGTATTTGTTCCAGTAATACGAAAAGACAGCCAGGCAGATCACCAGGATCAGTGCCAACGCTGCCAAAGCAGCACGAATCAGAGGATTAGACAAAGAAAGAGCAATCCGCGACCCATTCTTGCCGGCTCGGAAGTTCGGGATTTTGATTTTTATGGCCACAGGCTAAGCAGCGGAGACCCCGCTTCTATTTCAGACGATGCAGCGCGACAAAAAGTTATCTGAGTATTGCTTCTCGTAAGGAGCATCCTGGCCAGAGCGCATTGGTTCCTATTGTAAGGCACGCGGTCTATGCACGGTTATCCTCATTGGTGCTGGTCCACAAGTGTGAGCCGTTCAGTTTCAGATGACTGATTTGTTTTTGCTCGAGGGTGTGAAAGTCAAATCCAGGGGGTAAAACGGAAGATCGACGTGCATCGTGTACTGGGTGCTGATGGTTACGCTGTTGCCAGCGCGCTTGACTTCGATCTGCTCGGGAGTCACCGGGATGTCCAGCGACTGAGCTTTCTTGTAGATCGAGTTGCGCATATCGTTCTCGCTCTTGGAGGTGTAAGTGTTGATCTTCACCTCTTCGTCAATGGCGTCTTGTAACTGGTAATTGCTAACGTAGACGGGAATGACGAGGTAGCCGGCGTAGATGCCAGCCACGAGGACGAGAACCCCAAGCAGAGCCCTTATTTTCTTCATACCGACGCGAAACCAGAATTTCGACCGAGCGGTGATGTGAGAAGGCTAGGCTTCCAGCAACTTCCGCATCACGCTCACAACGTCGGGGATGTTAGCATCGCGACTTTGCCGTGTCGAGCGCGTCAATAGCTCAACCTGACCTTTGGTAACCTTCTTGCCAACAGTGATCCGGAATGGGATACCGACCAGGTCAGCGTCCTTGAATTTCACTCCGGGGCGCTCATCCCGGTCATCTACAAGGACCTCAAACCCTGCTTTTTGCAGGTCTTGCGCAATCTCGAGAGCGGTCTGAAGCAGTTCATCTTCAGTCACGTTGGTAGGGGTAATCACGACTTCGAAGGGGGCAATGGCGGCAGGGAGCCAGAAGCCTTCTGCGTCATGGTTCTGCTCGATGGCAGAGGTCAGGATACGTTCCATCCCGATGCCATAGCTGCCCATAATGGGAGTGACTTCCTTCCCATCCTGGTTGAGCACCCGCGATCCCATCGATTCCGAGTACTTGCAGCCAAGCTTGAAAATGTGACCGATCTCGACAGCCTTTGCTACTTTCAACGGCTTACCGCAATTCGGACAGCCTTCGCCCTCGGAAACGGTGCGCAGGTCAGCCCAGCCGGTGACATGAAAATCTTTCCCGGGGGTCAGATTTCTAACGTGGCAGTCCTCTTTGTTAGCGCCGGCAATCAGGTTCTTGCGCCCTTGTAACGCCTGGTCGAGCAGCAACCAAGGGCCAGGAGTGCCATTGATCGAAGGGGCCCACTCGATTCCCAGGGGGCCTAGGAATCCTGGAGGCGCGCCGAAGAGTTGGTGGATCTCATCCTCCTGCATGGGGCGGAATTGCATTCCACCCAAAGCCGAGGACAGCTTGGCTTCGTTCAACATGTGATCGCCGCGCATCAGAACGATCA
Above is a genomic segment from Terriglobales bacterium containing:
- a CDS encoding tetratricopeptide repeat protein; the protein is MRFPQFNCLPLPLLACTLALPAAAQTGAPVDLQDPGVQTVPVSPPPLRRVEPPSPSATASELESQGDQLRSEKSYLDAIDYYQAALKKAAHGHDTAVLENKICIAQIQMGRYDDAKKNCDRSTKSDKNYADAYNNLGVVFYQGKRYARAIKSYRKAIALRDTSASFHSNLGTAYFSKKEFENSMVEYNRAMQLDPAIFEHKGSGGITAHMSSPEDRAHYSYLLARMFAQQGQLDQSLLYLRRAIEDGYPNIQDVYKDADFANLRKDPRFNELMTQKPVAIPQ
- a CDS encoding PBP1A family penicillin-binding protein, whose product is MSNPLIRAALAALALILVICLAVFSYYWNKYDRMVEQRIRGPIFTNSARIYARPRAVSVGDRIESQEIVSELRRAGYTEGAKSEGVGTYKLADGAIQIKPGPLSYHNEDGASIQISGGKVTKITAGGSAGALSAYELEPPLLTALDAEERAKRQVVHYQEIPKVMVDAVLAIEDRRFFQHGGVNFVRLFGAALFDLRERHKGQGGSTLTMQISRGFFLTPEKTVKRKLTEMMIAIDLEHKLNKQQIFELYANQVDMGQRGSFTIHGFAEASRSYFNKDLQSITLPEAALLAGIIQRPSYLNPYRHPERALDRRNLVLESMVDTGAITREQADKAKAVPLKLAPPNVEASDAPYFVDLVREFVGSRYGEKDVNEQQYKVYTTLDPELQRAAAEAVETGIKLVDQQVTKLRTKKTKIGTGKNAKVETTVASGPIAQVALIVMDPHTGEVLALVGGRNYGMSQLNHAVKQRPTGSIFKPFVYATAVNTAVVSSPTVVTPASMLDDTPGTFIFDRGTQVYEPHNYKQEYHDQIPAEYALAHSLNNATVRLAEQVGYSNVATMAKAAGIKSVQATPAIALGAYDATPLDMSSAYTVFANGGVRLSPVFVKSVHSSQGEPIENFSADKTVVLDPRVAYVMTTMMENVINTGTGYPVRQFGFTAPAAGKTGTSHDGWFAGYTTKLLCVVWVGFDDYSDLKLSGSATAAPIWAEFMKRAVKIPAYSTGEFPQPAGVVNVRLDKVTNRLATAACPDDYYVAFIAGTEPTQTCEQNEGGSILTKILGVFEPKPPSQNSSPPVNNGQPAIGQPGEPMTGTALPVPPDKKKKGFFGKLAGVFKGDKDEDKNDGNKTQPPPQQSPQ
- a CDS encoding DUF4845 domain-containing protein, with the protein product MKKIRALLGVLVLVAGIYAGYLVIPVYVSNYQLQDAIDEEVKINTYTSKSENDMRNSIYKKAQSLDIPVTPEQIEVKRAGNSVTISTQYTMHVDLPFYPLDLTFTPSSKNKSVI